The Lepisosteus oculatus isolate fLepOcu1 chromosome 28, fLepOcu1.hap2, whole genome shotgun sequence genome includes the window GGCTCAGGGCCCATACCCTGCGACTGTCCCCTTCTTCTGGAGCTGCGGTGGGAGAAGCCTGAGGAGGCGCTCACAGGAGAAACAATCACACGCCCACCTCTCAGAAACCCCCCTTTCTCAAATTCTGTTTATGCTCCACCTGCTGGGAAGACGCAGGGGTGAGAGCAGCCTGTGTGTTTTTGAAACACAGGGACAACAACACGTGAACGACAGTGAAATAACCTCAAACAGATCTGCGCTGTCACAGCTCCTCCTGGAGGTACTGCCAGCTCACAGGCTTACTTTATAGCTACAGCTACCGTTTAAGACCTGCACTACAAGAGTTTATAAGTGCTTTTCATAACAGGACACAAGAATAAAATTGAGCAACAGCTGTCTGCCTGCTAAGAGAGCTGAGTACAGCTGGCCAGCTGGTCAGAACCAGCGCTGTTGGCCCAGCGTTAACAGATCTGGGTGACATGTCTGTCAGAGTTAAAGAGTTACAAAACCTATGATCTAAGTTAAGAATGCTAAATGTCATCATTACCTGCCGTCTCACACACTGCAAGGGGCCTGTCTGTGTGAGGAGCCGGCGCTGCAGACTGGACAGACCTGGACCCCAGGGGAGAGGCTGGCACTGCCAGGCTGCTCCAGCTACGCTCTGCACAGCCCTGTGCCAGCAGCACGGGCGAGGACTGGCTCCTCTCTGCCAGGGGGGGTCTCTCCCCAGCCGAGCTCTGCATTGAAAGCTGCTTCTGCTCCATTCTCCTTCTTTCTGCATGAGTCCGGCGGGATGCAGCCTCAGTGGTGTCCAACTGGCACTGACAATGTCCCGGAAGAAGGAAAGGTCATGGATCCTTTTAtggaaaaacattcattttgaaGGCTGACAGGCAAGCAAACAGCAAGCCACCTTCGCAAAGGAGGTGATGGCCGGATACGTggtgtttgtgcagcagagagGTGCTGTCTCACAGGAGGGCCTCTCAAAGCCCCGCCCCCTCCACTCACAGCCTGGACTCCTTATTGGACGCCTCCCAGACGACAACCTCAGGAGCAGTGGGTGGGTCAGCTCTTGTCTCCGCCCTTCTCCCCTCCTCTCTGGACACggacacagagggacagaggggtCACTCCCCAGCCGGAGCACAGAACAGGCACATCCGGACACTCCAGCTGCCCcaaactctcacacacacagaactgAACCAAATTAACGCTGTTACCTTTAATACTTTATGACTATATCTATTATACTGATAAAGTCTTTCATACATTTATCTCTCTATTGTATATTCACTCATAAACTGGTAGAGGTAATACTGACTAGCTGtacagcaaaatatatttttatacagcATGCAAAACACTGAAATCGTATCAGCTTAGGAAAGATCTCCTGATCAAAATATGTTAAGAGTGAATTTGTCATTAATATATATCAGTTCCCTACACTTCTGGTCCTCAAAATTAACAGACTCTACAAGCTTGTAAAAAGTGGTAATTCAGACTTAACTCactaattaattcaattaagtcATTAAGGTAAGCACAAAGGCTCAGGTAAAGTGAAGATCTTCTCATTGCTACTGTTCTTTGGGTGTTGGATGATCTTCCTCACCCCTGACTTCTGCAGACTGTCCTGCTGCAGGCTGAAGAAGGGGTTTCCCTGGCCACTCTGCAGGGGCGAGGCCGTTGCTGGGGTCAGCAAGTTGTTGCCGGGGGCGTTGAGAGGTGGGGCTATGCCTGACGGCATCAGGTTGTTCCCAGGAATGAGGGTAGGCGATGAGGTCATCATACCGCTGCCTAGGGGGGAGCTGCCTGCCAGGAGAGGCGGCGCAGCAGATGATGTCATCAGGGTAGGGCCAGGCTGCAAGGTGTTGGCCAGGGTGAGGCGCTGTAGCTCCCTCTGTCGCTGCTGCTGCAACATCTGGTATACAACTACCTGCTGCTCCTTGAGAGTGAGAGACACGAGAGTAAGAAAAACAGGGAAAGCTAAGagagcagggagagaggagtgtAGCAGGGAGTGACGCGGAGACAGATGTGGGGAGAGACAGGGTGCAGGGAGAGCCCCAAAAACTCTCTAGGCAACAGCAGTGTTGTGGACTACGCTATCACTGACCTGAACCCCTCCtgtatcagtgccttcactgtcagGCCACAAACTCCCCTCTCTGCATCAGTCAGATCTCACTCTACATCAAGAGAGCacaccagcacagagacacgctgacacagcccagccagCTGTATGACCTGATCTAGCCGGGACAAATACCAAAGAGTGCTAAACAACCAGGAAATTCAGACATTATTAACGACGTTTCAAAACACTCTGTATCAAATCAAAAACTCAGGCATAAATGCGACTCTAAAATACTTAAATTTCATATTTTGAGAAACTGAActtaaaatcaaaattaaaagaatacaagaaacaaaagaagaatggtttgatacagagtgcagaaagaCCATAAAAGCACTATGAGAACTAtcaaaccaaaaacacagacaaccacacaacGCAGATCTGCGCCTTAGATACCACGAGATGGTAAAACACTACAAACACACCCTAAAGAAGaaaagcacacacacaaacagagaACTCTCCGAAATCAAGCAGTCAATAAATCACAACTGTTTCTGGGAAAAATGATTTCGTTCCCTGAGGAGTAAGGACcagggagaaatttggccaggacactcgtgtaacacccctactcttctagagaaacaccctaggatttttaatgaccacagagagtcaggacctcggtttttgtctcatccgaaggacggcgcctttttacagtatagtgtcctcgtcactatactggggcattaataataataattgcttacacttatatagcgcttttctggacactccactcaaagcgctttagaggtaatggggatcccctccaccaccaccagtgtgcagccccacctggatggtgcgacggcagccatagtgcgccagaacgctcaccacacaccagctctcagtggggaggagagcagagtgatgaagccagttcagagatggggattattaggaggccatgattggtaagggccaatgggaaatttggccaggaagccggggttacacccccactctttttgagaaataccctgggatttttaatgaccacagagagtcaggaccttggttttacgtctcatccgaaggacagtgcctgtttacagtatagtgtccccgtcactatactggggcattaggacccacacagaccacagggtgagcgccccctactggtcccactaacacctcttccagcagcaaccttagtttttcccaggaggtctcccattaggacccacatggaccgcagggtgagcgcttcGTACTCGTGTGGGCTGTGGGGTCCACAAACAGGAGTATAGAAGGGAGACGGGGAGTGGGGAGTGACACTGGGGGACAGCCTGGGCGCAGGCGAGCAGAGAAGGGGCTTGATTACCGGAGTGAAGTTCTGGGAGGTCAGGAACTgctggagctgctgctgctgctgctggaggagaaGGTGCTTCTGCTGCTCAGAGAGGAGGGAGGCACTGGGCAGCCTGAGAACACAGCACAGCAACAGAACACAGTCAGCAAACAACAGCACAACACTCACTAAACAGCAAACCACGTGCCAAATAACACATCATTTTCTCACCAAATGATGTCACACTTTCATCAAACAATGCAACACAGTCACTAAACATCACAGTACTGTAACAATGCCATTAATAAATATGTCCTTATTTGGGCACACCAGAGCACCACCTCTGAGCACACTAGTCACACATCACCTTTATCTGCTGACCAACACCTGACCCCAGCAAAAGTGGCAGAGGGAGACTCACGTGCTCAGACTGTTGGATAGCTGCACATTCTGGGGCAGGGCCTGGGGGGCCAGGTTGGGGGCCTGGGGTGGTAGAGTTGGGGGCTGAGGGACCGTGGCGGGCGTCTGGATCACCCCGTTCAGATTTCCCATCATGCCATTCATTGAGAGCTGGGGACTTCCTGTCAAGCTGCCCATCAGCCCTCCCACCATAGGGATGGTGGGATTTGTTGCCGGAGCTCCACCTCCCAACATGCCACTCAACCCTCTGCCCAGGCCATTGACCAATGGTTGCGTCAGGGAGGCGGGGCTCTGCTGTGGGGGCGGGGTGTCCTGGAAGGACAGGGAGGAGCTACTGCGACTCTGACAGCCTGAATGAAGCTCCTGAGAAAAAGGAGGAAAACGCACAGAGGAGAGTGAGGCCGACTAAACAGTGTGACACTAAATCTCCAGCAGCTGCTTGAGCACAGgtatggggtgggggggggggctcacCTCAGATGAGGTTGTCAGCGAGTTGTCATTGATGAAGCTGGACTTGGAGGGGGGGCTCTTGCTGGTGTTGAGGGGGTCAGTGTTGCAGACTGGAAcaaccaaaaaaagaaaaacacaaacacacaaaaaacaaatctttcagGACGCATCAGCGAGGGGCGGGAGAGAGTGGAGCCGGTCATTCGAAGAGCCCGGCTGACCCGCGGGGCTCCGGGGGCCGGATGAGCGAAGGCGTCAGCAGGCGGAGACAGAAGTAAAGAAGGAGGAAGCGAAGGAATAAACCAAATCAAGAAGGAAACAGGGGCGGGGGGCATGCGGGTGCTCAgggctggggctggggctgACCGTTGGGTGTGGAGAGGAGGCTGAAGTGCCCCGAGGAggggggggcggcggcgggggggggCAGTGGGGGGAAGGGCACGGCCAGCTCCACGTTGAGCAGCTGCAGGCGCTCCTTCTTGGCCGTCAGGGTGACGATCTGGTCCTGCAGCCTCTGGTTCTCCTGCTGCAGGGAGTGCAGCGACTTCAGCATCTCCACAACTGGCACagacagagaggggggttacaGCACATTAGCAGAGGGACCCAAACCTTCTACTGTTCACTGGAAAGCAGACACTGAGCTCAACACCGGTGCTTCTGTTCCTTTCCCAGAAAGGGAGAATCTCTGTGCAGCGGCCTGACCGCAGCTCTCGCCAACGCACAGGTGACCTCTGACTCGGAGAGCCCAGGGAGAGAAGCAGCCCTGGAAGCCAGGAATTAGCCCACAAACAACCAGACCTGCCTCTCCCTGCGGTCAGTCTGCCAGCCTGTCCCTCATCAGCCTGTCTCCCGGTCAGTCTGTCTCTCCCAGCCTGTCCCTCATCAGCATGTCTCTCCCGATTAGTCTGTCTCTCCCAGCCTGTCCCTCATCAGCCCATCAGTCTCTCCCAACCTGTCCCTCATCAGCCCATCAGTCTCTCCCAACCTGTCCCTCATCAGCCCATCAGTCTCTCCCAACCTGTCCCTCATCAGCCCATCAGTCTCTCCCAGCCTGTCCCTCATCAGCTTGTCTGTCTCTCCCAGCTTGTCTCTCCCAGTCAGTCTGTCTCCTGATCTGTCTGTCAGCCTGCCCCTCCCAGTCTGTCGTGACTCACTGTTGATGCCCATCTCTCcactgctgtgtttctccagcagcTGCTCGATGTGGGAGGAGGCAGGTGGGATATTTTCGGGGCGCCCCCCGCTGCCCCCCTCCCTCTGGTCAAACAGCAGGGGCAGGCTGCTCATCGGGGACCTGCAGACACAGGTCAGGGTGAGGCCTGGGTAGCTCTGGCACAGCTACCCACACAAGGGTACCAACAGAAACTGATGCCCACTATCCCACTCAATCCCACCCCCTTGGTGCTGTACAACCCCTTACAGCCACACTGCACTCAGCTCCAATCGCTGTAGTAAAAGAGGGATTAACATGCAAATACATATGAGAAGCAGGCTCTCCCAGGCTCCTTGTAAACTTAAAGCTATCCATCTGACTGACAATCTCTTAATGAGAGATTTAAAGGCGCTACAGCTGACATTTTTACAAGCTTTGCTTATCCAACAGATACACCAGCCCGTCATACATCAGAATATATCTGCAAGAATGAATCAGACAGAATCAAAATCCTGATCTTGAGCCTTAATTTAAGGAGAAGTTTGTAATTGTGCAGCATCTTCAGCAGACAGATTTCTATACAACTATATCCACACGCAGCTGCAGGGCCTGCTGCAGCCCGAGAGACAGACGGAGGCAGGAGAGGGATAGTTACTGTGAAGAAAGGCTCTCTCGCGGAGAGCTGCCGCGACACACAAACCGGCAGTCTTCCAGATCAGGCTCTGAAACAACAGGGCAGAGGCGAGAGGGGAgaaggagtgagagaggggcaGCTTATCTCTGAATGGCCTGAACTCTCCTGTGTTTTGCAAACCTGGAAACACATACAAGCAACTTCAGCTACAGGCTACAGGCTCTCAGCTGAGCCCAGCACTGTgatcagagacacagagacattgCAGGCTCTGAGGTGAGCGCAGCGCTGTGATCAGAGACATTGCAGGCTCTCAGCTGAGCGCAGCACTGTGATCAGAGACACATAGACATTACAGGCTCTCAGCTGAGCGCAGCACTGTgatcagagacacagagacactgcagGCTCTCGGCTGAGCCCAGCACTGTgatcagagacacagagacactgcagGCTCTCGGCTGAGCCCAGCACTGTgatcagagacacagagacactgcagGCTCTCGGCTGAGCCCAGCACTGTgatcagagacacagagacactgcagGCTCTCGGCTGAGCCCAGCACTGTgatcagagacacagagacactgcagGCTCTCGGCTGAGCCCAGCACTGTgatcagagacacagagacactgcagGCTCTCGGCTGAGCCCAGCACTGTgatcagagacacagagacactgcagGCTCTCGGCTGAGCCCAGCACTGTgatcagagacacagagacactgcagGCTCTCGGCTGAGCCCAGCACTGTgatcagagacacagagacactgcagGCTCTCGGCTGAGCCCAGCACTGTgatcagagacacagagacactgcagGCTCTCGGCTGAGCCCAGCACTGTgatcagagacacagagacacagcaggCTCTCGGCTGAGCCCAGCACTGTgatcagagacacagagacactgcagGCTCTCGGCTGAGCACAGCACTGTGATCAGAGACACAGAGATACTGCAGGCTCTCAGCTGAGCCCAGCACTGTGATCAGAGACATAGAGACATCACAGGCTCTCAACTGAGCCCAGCAGTACCTCCCAACGAGCTCTGAGTCTGGGTGCTGAGTGCAGAAGGCAGAGACGTGGTGGAGGTCAGAGGACTGCCAAACACGCGAGATGAACTGAGGCTGTATGATGAGCCAGGGAAGGAGAAGACCTGTCGGAGAGAGAGATGTGTCACTGAAACAGAGAGTACAAATCCCTCCTGCTGCAAAAGTAACACTTTAAAAGGTAGTGCATTTGAAATTGTTATTTTGAAACACTGCTGTCACACATCTTCAATTATCATAAGTTCCTTCAAGAAGGGGACGGATGAGTTCCTCaggtcaattagctactaaccaAAACAGGCTAAATGTGCCGAATGACCCCCTTGTTTGTGACATTTCATATGATCTTAATTAatatgaagtattttttttacctagcaagtaattattattaaaaacagacTGCCTTATGAGTTTTATAAGACCTTAGGAAGTGTAGTTTACAGAACAAGCCACTAGAGGGAGCCTCCTGCTCTCCTCTGCTCTTTCCTATCCTATCAGAATCACCTTTATCTTCCAGGTACATTTCACATACAAGGAATTTGGTGTACTTGGTGCTGCACAGACAAGGAACTAGAAACCAGGAattgtgtctcctgtctcctccgtATCCCGGGAATGGAGGTACCTGTGAGCTGCCTGCAGAGGAGGGTGGAGCCAGAGAGTGGCGGCTCGACGGGCCCTGGTCGGAGAGCAGGGCAGAGGACAGGGGGGTACTGCACACCGACCCCAGCCCCCCAGCGCCCAGGGAGATGGGGTCCTTGTTGCTGGTGTAGATACCTGTGAGAGGGACAGACGGGTCAGGAGGACAACAGCACAGGCACAAGCCTGGAAGGTGACAAAGGTGAGAAGGTGAGACCCCGATGGGGACACTTTCTGCTGTACAGTGTGGAGCTCAAAGGCTCATGATAACtaaataacataacatcactttactagccctatacaatttcttgcattaggaatttgtcttttcgcagaccccagcttgctctccatgagacacacagacagggagacaagcctggggtcagagtgcagggtcagccattgtacagcgcccctggagcagttggggttaaaggccttgctcaggggcccaacagagtaggattcctctgccggctgtgggatttgaaccggcaaccttccagccacaggcgcagatcctgagccacagagccaccggtCCGCCCTTAACTACCCATCTCTCGCCCAGCCAGGGAACACGTCGCAGATAAGAACAGTGCTTTGTGCAGTAAGTACACAGTGAAGGATGTCCGCAGTACGTGTGTGTATGAGGTCTCAGGAGCTCCAGACATTTAAGAGTTAAATCTAGTTCGAACTTGTGCCCAAAACCTCTTCCTGTTCCTGACCTGTTCCAGGAAGAGATctgtaaacacagaacagctaaTCGGGGCAAGAAAACTCTGCAAAGACTGAACACACTGTAGACAGAGTGAACACAGCACATTGACTGAACACACTGTAGACAGAGTGAACACAGCACATTGACTGAACACACTGTAGACAGAGTGAACACAGCACACTCACTGAACACACTGTATACAGAATGAACACagcacactgactgaacacactgcacagaGTGAACACggcacactgactgaacacactgcacagaGTGAACACggcacactgactgaacacactgcacagaGTGAACACggcacactgactgaacacactgcacagaGTGAACACggcacactgactgaacacactgcacagaGTGAACACggcacactgactgaacacactgcacagaGTGAACACggcacactgactgaacacactgcacagaGTGAACACGGCACACTGACTAAACACAGTGTATACAGAATGAGCACAGCACactcactgaacacactgcacagaGTGAACACGGCACACTCACTGGACACAAATCATACAGCAGCTTGATCCCTTCCAGGGTTTATGAGTTGCAGGCTCCTGCACTGTAGTGTGATGATGAAGCACATGAGCAAATATATCTCATATCAGCGAGCCGTTCGAACCCGCAGCGCGGAGACGGACTCACCGGAGTCGGCGCCCAGGCTGCCCGAGGAGGGGTAGGGGCTGCGGGCGGAGGAGTGCAGGGGGTAGGTGCTGCGGGGCAGGCTGGGGGGGCCCGGGTACAGGCTGGCGGACAGAGGGGGCGCGTGGCCGTGGCTGTGGGCGGCGCCCTCCTTGCTGCCCCTCGGCCGTCCCGGGCCGTGCTTGCTCTTCCTGCTGCCGCGGTGCTTCTTCTCCTTCAGCGGGGGGGGCGGCGGCGTGGGGGGCGCCTCCGCCGACAGCTGCCCCTCCAGGGCGGGGGCGCCGGGCTGGTGCTTGTGGCCGGAGCTGCTGACCGGGTTGGCCAGCTTGTACTCCCCCGGGGACACGCGGCGCAGCTTGGCCGGGCCCCCCGTGGAGGTGATGCGCATGATGGAGCCGAAGGTGGAGATGGTGACCTTGGGCTCGAAGGAGCTGCCCCCCGAGTCCCCCCCACCCCGCTGGCTGTCGTAGGCCGGCGAGCTGCGGCTGGTGGTCTCGGCCGGCGTCAGGGCGGGGGGCAGGCCCGGGGGGTacttctcctcctcttcctcctcctcttcctcctcctcctcttcctccctctcctcccgcCCCTCCGCGCCCTCGCCGCCTCGCTCCCGCTCCAGCCTCGCGGAGGACGAGGAGAAGTGCAGGAAGTCCTGCGAGGACGGGAGGGATCCACCGCCTGCGGAGACACGGACACTGAGCACGGCGAGCGGGCGGGGGACGGCAGAGCCCAGACAGCCCACTACAGCCGAACCCGCTCGCCGGCCGTGGAGCAGGACGCCTCTATCACTGGGGCGGAGGCTGTCGTGGGGATGATTCTGCACTCCAGACGTCTTTCCAGACAGGAGTCTGGGGGACGTAAATGTGACCTTGTCCTCTGGCGGACTGCAGGACTGAAAGCTGCTCTGGGAGGAGGGGCCGGTCGCCTGTGACCGAAGAGGCGAAATGCTCGGCCGCTGAGCAGAGATACCGTTGGGAGAAAAAAGCGGGTCAGGCCGCATTTTGGAAATCAGacactgttttgtgtttttaactggGAGGCAGAAGCGGCAGGGCGGGTTTCAACGGACATCAAGTGCTGACAAATAAGCTCTGAAAATGCAGGAGACTTT containing:
- the LOC102696006 gene encoding protein AF-17 isoform X1, whose translation is MREMVGGCCVCSDERGWAENPLVYCDGHGCTVAVHQACYGIVQVPTGPWFCRKCESQERAARVRCELCPHKDGALKRTDNGGWAHVVCALYIPEVQFANVLTMEPIVLQFVPHERYNKTCYICEDHGRESKAASGACMTCNRQGCRQAFHVTCAQMAGLLCEEEGPEADNVKYCGYCKYHYSKMKKTRPAGGSTGGSFCHTRSSSTSPSQDKHGSHHYRQRKSHKDKVRQKERHKKSSDGLSSLSSSVPVSVEKVSSSHHGSSKEGSEVSRSEVKGKKLLGHGMGHRGKKQGSAGKSCSSSCSSSPFNTGGGSLPSSQDFLHFSSSSARLERERGGEGAEGREEREEEEEEEEEEEEEEKYPPGLPPALTPAETTSRSSPAYDSQRGGGDSGGSSFEPKVTISTFGSIMRITSTGGPAKLRRVSPGEYKLANPVSSSGHKHQPGAPALEGQLSAEAPPTPPPPPLKEKKHRGSRKSKHGPGRPRGSKEGAAHSHGHAPPLSASLYPGPPSLPRSTYPLHSSARSPYPSSGSLGADSGIYTSNKDPISLGAGGLGSVCSTPLSSALLSDQGPSSRHSLAPPSSAGSSQVFSFPGSSYSLSSSRVFGSPLTSTTSLPSALSTQTQSSLGEPDLEDCRFVCRGSSPRESLSSQSPMSSLPLLFDQREGGSGGRPENIPPASSHIEQLLEKHSSGEMGINIVEMLKSLHSLQQENQRLQDQIVTLTAKKERLQLLNVELAVPFPPLPPPAAAPPSSGHFSLLSTPNVCNTDPLNTSKSPPSKSSFINDNSLTTSSEELHSGCQSRSSSSLSFQDTPPPQQSPASLTQPLVNGLGRGLSGMLGGGAPATNPTIPMVGGLMGSLTGSPQLSMNGMMGNLNGVIQTPATVPQPPTLPPQAPNLAPQALPQNVQLSNSLSTLPSASLLSEQQKHLLLQQQQQQLQQFLTSQNFTPEQQVVVYQMLQQQRQRELQRLTLANTLQPGPTLMTSSAAPPLLAGSSPLGSGMMTSSPTLIPGNNLMPSGIAPPLNAPGNNLLTPATASPLQSGQGNPFFSLQQDSLQKSGRGGEKGGDKS
- the LOC102696006 gene encoding protein AF-17 isoform X2, whose amino-acid sequence is MREMVGGCCVCSDERGWAENPLVYCDGHGCTVAVHQACYGIVQVPTGPWFCRKCESQERAARVRCELCPHKDGALKRTDNGGWAHVVCALYIPEVQFANVLTMEPIVLQFVPHERYNKTCYICEDHGRESKAASGACMTCNRQGCRQAFHVTCAQMAGLLCEEEGPEADNVKYCGYCKYHYSKMKKTRPAGGSTGGSFCHTRSSSTSPSQDKHGSHHYRQRKSHKDKVRQKERHKKSSDGLSSLSSSVPVSSSHHGSSKEGSEVSRSEVKGKKLLGHGMGHRGKKQGSAGKSCSSSCSSSPFNTGGGSLPSSQDFLHFSSSSARLERERGGEGAEGREEREEEEEEEEEEEEEEKYPPGLPPALTPAETTSRSSPAYDSQRGGGDSGGSSFEPKVTISTFGSIMRITSTGGPAKLRRVSPGEYKLANPVSSSGHKHQPGAPALEGQLSAEAPPTPPPPPLKEKKHRGSRKSKHGPGRPRGSKEGAAHSHGHAPPLSASLYPGPPSLPRSTYPLHSSARSPYPSSGSLGADSGIYTSNKDPISLGAGGLGSVCSTPLSSALLSDQGPSSRHSLAPPSSAGSSQVFSFPGSSYSLSSSRVFGSPLTSTTSLPSALSTQTQSSLGEPDLEDCRFVCRGSSPRESLSSQSPMSSLPLLFDQREGGSGGRPENIPPASSHIEQLLEKHSSGEMGINIVEMLKSLHSLQQENQRLQDQIVTLTAKKERLQLLNVELAVPFPPLPPPAAAPPSSGHFSLLSTPNVCNTDPLNTSKSPPSKSSFINDNSLTTSSEELHSGCQSRSSSSLSFQDTPPPQQSPASLTQPLVNGLGRGLSGMLGGGAPATNPTIPMVGGLMGSLTGSPQLSMNGMMGNLNGVIQTPATVPQPPTLPPQAPNLAPQALPQNVQLSNSLSTLPSASLLSEQQKHLLLQQQQQQLQQFLTSQNFTPEQQVVVYQMLQQQRQRELQRLTLANTLQPGPTLMTSSAAPPLLAGSSPLGSGMMTSSPTLIPGNNLMPSGIAPPLNAPGNNLLTPATASPLQSGQGNPFFSLQQDSLQKSGRGGEKGGDKS